One Campylobacter pinnipediorum subsp. caledonicus genomic window carries:
- a CDS encoding heavy-metal-associated domain-containing protein, with the protein MKKFEVLNIHCENCANTIKNALSDEFGDIEVDLSVEPKIVSVDLKNSDDIEKFKSELDDLGFEVSKEL; encoded by the coding sequence ATGAAAAAATTTGAGGTTTTAAACATACATTGTGAAAATTGTGCCAACACAATCAAAAATGCACTAAGTGATGAATTTGGTGATATAGAAGTTGATTTAAGTGTTGAACCTAAAATTGTAAGTGTTGATTTGAAAAATAGCGATGATATAGAAAAATTTAAATCAGAGCTTGATGATCTTGGTTTTGAGGTTTCAAAAGAACTATAA
- a CDS encoding LPP20 family lipoprotein, whose protein sequence is MKKITFLSAIVLVSFSACSFNGFFGEPTTIPSDIVIQKVDKDDLREVIKKEKMTFATEPIDVSFNAVGEGIAPTNAISHAQALTLAKRAAIADAYSQLAGKLYGVKINSQDTVKDAMLKDSTITTKVQGLVKNASIVSEEFKNGLYKVNMTLNINKDKWHEIFAY, encoded by the coding sequence ATGAAAAAAATAACTTTTTTATCAGCCATTGTTTTGGTTTCTTTTAGCGCATGCTCTTTTAATGGCTTTTTTGGAGAACCAACTACAATACCTAGTGATATTGTGATCCAAAAAGTAGATAAAGATGATTTAAGAGAAGTTATAAAAAAAGAAAAAATGACATTCGCAACAGAACCAATAGATGTAAGTTTTAATGCAGTTGGTGAAGGTATAGCACCCACAAATGCTATATCTCACGCACAAGCTCTAACACTTGCAAAAAGGGCAGCCATAGCAGATGCATACTCACAACTTGCAGGAAAATTATATGGAGTAAAAATCAACTCACAAGATACAGTAAAGGATGCTATGCTTAAAGATTCTACAATCACAACAAAAGTTCAAGGACTTGTAAAAAATGCCAGCATAGTAAGCGAAGAGTTTAAAAATGGACTTTATAAAGTAAATATGACACTAAATATAAATAAAGACAAGTGGCACGAAATTTTTGCTTATTAA
- a CDS encoding flagellin: MRITNQWKYAQTMYDYQRGMQGVQKHHMQLSSGLKIQKSYEAAGTYSDAMRLDYEITTLEQVTEATSKSQNFSKNSDKSLQEFSKQLENFKVKLVQAASGVHDTTSLGAIANDLEGIKNHLMNIANTSINGQFLFSGSAVDTKPISQNGSYNGNEENMTTISGSKIDIPFNLNGFDLFLGKDNDYHKTITTNVRLTDQTKKDAKENPKYLNEESTLKNLIGLNYVKDKNGLDQDHDFVDKNIKFPNTFFYLQGTKTDGTTFTSKFSLTAESTMRGFMDKIGQEFGNTATSKVVDVNINNDGQIVVKDLTKGSQNLNMSLVGATQIVDNKAGLPGKVADDPANVEDLATLEKKFDNKLIHITDFTKNIYKDQSGKTVDSFDFDKVRLEKKDNTLTTNVSQINRFTGEFAKDSTRLSEVAGAESLYPHIRNKPDGYDIDNEEINLKINSRNGVEYDIKVNLGTKNPSKPVSFSIKGKNPDGSNPFEPDKDRNLVVYNSDEFGQYPTQTDDFTYRQLMDIIGMVASDNIPEQKNLEKDIKIATKDGLEKRKENYEEYKRSIDKSKGAIDVNLDHRGRIVVTDKTQSVTNIDVAIYNDKESGKFFGDSTGNAQDTKQGKGSIFSFMQNNAQAIDEPSIDIFKDLEKMIYAVRNGFQRSDSKNADPRNNGVQGAIERIDHIMDHINKEKVKIGSYTNLLKETNERASLMKVNVASVKSEVIDADYAESYLSLTQKMMSYQAMLQATSKINQLSLLNYM; encoded by the coding sequence ATGAGAATAACAAACCAATGGAAATACGCCCAAACTATGTATGATTATCAGCGTGGAATGCAAGGTGTTCAAAAGCACCATATGCAACTTTCAAGTGGTTTAAAAATACAAAAATCATATGAAGCAGCTGGAACATACAGTGATGCTATGAGACTTGATTACGAAATTACTACTTTAGAACAAGTAACCGAAGCTACATCAAAATCTCAAAATTTTTCAAAAAATTCTGACAAATCATTGCAAGAATTTAGCAAACAACTTGAAAATTTCAAAGTTAAATTGGTTCAAGCGGCTAGTGGTGTACACGATACAACATCACTTGGAGCCATAGCGAATGACTTAGAAGGTATAAAAAATCACCTTATGAATATAGCCAATACTTCTATAAATGGTCAATTTTTATTTTCAGGAAGTGCTGTTGACACAAAGCCAATAAGCCAAAATGGTAGCTACAATGGAAATGAAGAAAATATGACAACAATTTCTGGTTCAAAAATTGATATACCTTTTAATTTAAATGGATTTGATCTATTTTTAGGAAAAGACAATGACTATCATAAAACTATAACAACTAATGTTAGACTTACAGATCAAACAAAAAAAGATGCCAAAGAAAATCCAAAATATTTAAATGAAGAAAGTACTCTTAAGAACTTAATTGGTTTAAATTATGTAAAAGATAAAAATGGCTTAGATCAAGATCATGATTTTGTTGATAAAAATATAAAATTTCCAAATACCTTTTTTTATCTTCAAGGAACAAAAACAGATGGGACAACATTTACCAGTAAATTTTCACTAACTGCGGAATCAACAATGCGTGGTTTTATGGATAAAATAGGGCAAGAGTTTGGAAACACAGCGACAAGCAAAGTTGTAGATGTAAATATAAACAACGATGGTCAAATAGTTGTAAAAGATTTAACAAAAGGTAGTCAAAATTTAAACATGAGTCTTGTAGGTGCTACCCAAATAGTAGATAATAAAGCCGGATTGCCTGGTAAAGTAGCAGATGATCCAGCAAATGTTGAAGATCTCGCAACATTAGAAAAAAAATTTGATAATAAATTAATCCATATTACTGATTTTACAAAAAATATCTATAAAGATCAAAGTGGGAAAACGGTAGACAGTTTTGATTTTGACAAAGTAAGATTAGAAAAAAAAGACAATACTCTAACAACAAATGTAAGCCAAATCAACCGTTTTACCGGAGAATTTGCTAAAGACTCAACTAGATTAAGTGAAGTTGCTGGCGCAGAAAGCTTATATCCACATATAAGAAATAAGCCGGATGGATACGATATAGACAATGAAGAAATAAATCTAAAGATAAATTCAAGAAATGGTGTAGAATATGATATAAAAGTCAACCTAGGTACAAAAAATCCTAGTAAACCTGTTAGTTTTTCAATAAAAGGCAAAAATCCCGATGGTTCAAATCCATTTGAACCAGATAAAGATAGAAATTTAGTTGTTTACAACTCAGATGAATTTGGACAATACCCAACACAAACAGATGATTTTACATATAGACAACTAATGGATATCATAGGAATGGTTGCAAGCGATAATATACCTGAACAAAAAAATTTAGAAAAAGATATCAAAATAGCAACCAAAGATGGTTTAGAAAAAAGAAAAGAAAACTATGAGGAATACAAAAGAAGCATAGATAAATCAAAAGGTGCTATAGATGTTAATCTAGATCACAGAGGAAGAATAGTAGTAACAGATAAAACACAATCTGTTACAAATATAGATGTTGCTATATATAATGACAAAGAAAGTGGTAAATTTTTTGGTGATAGCACCGGAAACGCACAGGATACAAAACAAGGCAAAGGATCAATATTTAGCTTTATGCAAAATAATGCACAGGCTATAGATGAACCATCTATAGATATATTTAAAGACTTGGAGAAAATGATTTATGCTGTTAGAAATGGATTTCAAAGAAGTGATTCTAAAAATGCAGACCCTAGAAACAACGGAGTTCAAGGCGCAATAGAAAGAATAGATCATATAATGGATCATATAAATAAAGAAAAAGTAAAAATAGGTTCTTATACAAATTTACTAAAAGAAACAAACGAAAGAGCTAGCTTGATGAAAGTAAATGTTGCTAGTGTAAAAAGCGAGGTTATAGATGCTGATTATGCTGAATCATATCTAAGCTTAACTCAAAAAATGATGAGCTATCAAGCTATGCTTCAAGCAACCTCAAAGATAAATCAACTAAGTCTTTTAAACTACATGTAA
- a CDS encoding sigma-54-dependent transcriptional regulator — MNIAIVEDDINMRKSLEISLSEFQELNIKTYKNANEALKKLDDSIDLIITDINMPGIDGIEFIKQLENKYDVIIMTGNATLNRAIESVRLGVKDFLTKPFDINTLYEAIKRVKLEREKIKSVKKIKNIKTNNDFTNPSEALKKVLNIALKAAKTDTSIMIMGESGVGKEVFAKYIHKNSNRKDKPFVAINMAAIPENLIESELFGYEKGAFTDAIAQKIGQFELANGGTLFLDEIGEMPINLQPKLLRALQEREITRLGSLKSIKVDVRILCATNANLQNLIEDGKFRQDLYYRLNTIPILIPPLKDRKEEIIPISKKTLENICKKYSLEEKELSEEAMEELLSYDYPGNIRELISIIERAAILSEDRYIKADDLFIQSRKKKEISEIKKDFFIDVISSVDFNLNEASSILNLSTEDIEKLIKKYNLKEY, encoded by the coding sequence ATGAATATAGCAATAGTTGAAGATGATATAAATATGAGAAAATCTCTTGAAATTAGTCTTAGTGAATTTCAAGAATTAAATATCAAAACTTATAAAAATGCAAACGAAGCTTTGAAAAAACTAGATGATAGTATAGACCTAATAATAACAGATATAAATATGCCAGGAATTGATGGTATTGAGTTTATCAAACAACTAGAAAATAAATATGATGTTATTATCATGACCGGAAATGCCACATTAAATAGAGCAATAGAAAGTGTAAGGCTTGGGGTTAAGGACTTTTTAACAAAACCATTTGATATAAACACGCTATACGAGGCAATAAAAAGAGTAAAATTAGAGCGTGAAAAAATAAAATCTGTAAAAAAAATCAAAAATATAAAAACAAATAATGATTTTACAAATCCATCTGAAGCTTTAAAGAAGGTTTTAAACATAGCATTAAAAGCAGCTAAAACAGATACAAGCATAATGATAATGGGCGAAAGTGGTGTTGGGAAAGAAGTTTTTGCAAAATACATACACAAAAACTCAAACAGAAAAGATAAGCCTTTTGTTGCAATAAACATGGCAGCAATACCTGAAAATCTAATAGAAAGCGAACTATTTGGATATGAAAAAGGCGCTTTTACAGATGCAATAGCTCAAAAAATAGGTCAATTTGAATTAGCAAATGGAGGAACACTATTTTTAGATGAGATAGGAGAAATGCCTATAAATTTGCAACCAAAATTACTAAGAGCTTTACAAGAAAGAGAAATAACAAGACTCGGCAGCTTAAAAAGCATAAAAGTAGATGTTAGAATTTTATGTGCAACAAATGCAAACTTACAAAACTTAATAGAAGATGGAAAATTTAGACAAGATTTGTATTATAGACTAAATACTATACCAATACTTATACCACCACTAAAAGATAGAAAAGAAGAGATAATACCAATCTCTAAAAAAACCTTAGAAAATATTTGCAAAAAATATAGTCTAGAAGAAAAAGAACTTAGCGAAGAAGCTATGGAAGAATTACTTAGTTATGATTATCCTGGAAACATAAGAGAACTTATATCCATCATAGAAAGAGCAGCTATACTAAGCGAAGATAGATATATAAAAGCAGATGATTTGTTTATCCAAAGTAGAAAGAAAAAAGAGATAAGTGAGATAAAAAAAGACTTTTTTATAGATGTTATAAGTAGTGTTGATTTTAATTTAAACGAGGCATCATCTATTTTAAACTTAAGCACTGAAGATATAGAAAAACTAATAAAAAAATACAATTTAAAGGAGTATTGA
- a CDS encoding YaaA family protein, with the protein MKILFSPSESKTNIDSAKNISKDCFIFEDLFDKRMKIINIYNEFIKNSTEKDLCKLFGLKTYNDSLRYDLFEKGCIKAILRYNGVGYKYLDYLNLDEYSQKYIDNNVLIFSNLFGPILAKDMIPEYKLKQGERIQKLNIEKFYKDNFSLYIDEFLKDEVILDLRAGYYEKFYDIKKEYFSFKFIKNGKVVSHFAKAYRGILLKEIANNNINTKDELMNLNIRGLKLLEIRKIKSKNELIFKIIG; encoded by the coding sequence ATGAAAATACTGTTTTCTCCTAGTGAAAGCAAAACCAATATTGATAGTGCTAAAAATATCAGTAAGGATTGCTTTATTTTTGAAGATTTGTTTGATAAAAGAATGAAAATTATAAATATATATAATGAATTTATAAAAAATAGCACTGAAAAAGATCTATGTAAGTTGTTTGGTTTAAAAACATACAATGACAGCTTAAGATATGATTTGTTTGAAAAAGGTTGTATAAAGGCTATTTTAAGATATAACGGTGTTGGATATAAATATTTGGATTATTTAAACTTGGATGAATATTCTCAAAAATATATAGATAATAATGTTTTAATATTTTCAAATTTATTTGGTCCAATTTTAGCAAAAGACATGATACCAGAATACAAGCTAAAACAAGGAGAAAGAATACAAAAATTAAATATAGAAAAATTTTACAAAGATAATTTCAGTTTATATATTGATGAATTTTTAAAAGATGAAGTTATCTTGGATTTAAGGGCAGGGTATTATGAAAAATTTTACGATATAAAAAAAGAGTATTTTTCTTTTAAATTTATAAAAAATGGTAAGGTGGTTAGTCATTTTGCAAAAGCCTATAGAGGAATTTTACTAAAAGAGATAGCTAATAACAATATAAATACTAAAGACGAGCTTATGAATTTAAATATTAGGGGTTTAAAGCTACTAGAAATAAGAAAGATAAAATCAAAAAATGAATTAATTTTTAAAATAATTGGCTAA
- a CDS encoding heavy metal translocating P-type ATPase — translation MQKIKLNISGMSCVNCSNAVERVALKVDGVSSAKVNFANGVGEFEVKDDEILQNLKAKIKKLGYDIAFNIEEFEEKQRLYVLNLRNNFISALIISCIIMSLEIFFNQTIIINTIMILLAIFAIFYNGKMFFSHAIGSLRNKNYDMNVLVALGSLSALFHSVFVIIFKDLLPNNLTHIYVGGATMIITFVLLGKFLEERSKAKAGDYLKTLMDMSAKTATIIKPDGQNEEIPIADLKINDIVIVKNGYNIPSDGVIIQGGAEIDTSTLTGESIPKYHGIGDAVYAGTTNANGHIIIKITKLSNQTLLSQILALLSDATTKKMPVSRLADKVANVFVPIVISLSIITFTIWVIITKNYTYAIISAINVLIISCPCALGLATPIAIISSLSRGAKGGILIKNPEVIESIKDIKFAIFDKTGTLSKGEISVSYSDLDENELSLVSSVENLSEHPISKAIVKFAKDKNIKILNLKGEFKNHLGLGVTYKDDKNTIIIGNKKLLENFNIDIPNQEKNQSQDIQSFIYYAKNNNFIGTIGISDELKDDAIQSIQELKKHNITPIIISGDNENSVKNVAKKLEINEFYANTMPHEKLNILKNIQSKGKVLFVGDGINDSLCLKQSDVGIAMNSGSDIAKSSGDIVLVKNQLRDVIFTLKLAKKTMKTIKQNLFWAFIYNLICIPVAAGVLYPTFGLLLNPMYAAFAMCFSSINVVLNSIRLKFVKF, via the coding sequence ATGCAAAAAATTAAGCTAAATATAAGCGGAATGAGTTGTGTAAACTGCTCAAACGCTGTTGAGAGAGTAGCTCTAAAAGTAGATGGGGTTAGTAGTGCAAAAGTAAATTTTGCAAATGGGGTTGGAGAATTTGAAGTAAAAGATGATGAAATTTTACAAAACCTAAAAGCTAAAATAAAAAAACTAGGCTACGACATAGCTTTTAATATAGAAGAATTTGAAGAAAAACAAAGATTATATGTATTAAATCTAAGAAATAACTTTATATCTGCACTAATTATCTCTTGTATAATAATGTCGCTTGAAATATTTTTTAATCAGACAATTATTATAAACACAATAATGATTTTACTCGCTATTTTTGCAATATTTTATAATGGAAAAATGTTTTTTTCTCATGCAATTGGGTCTTTAAGAAACAAAAATTATGATATGAATGTATTGGTTGCACTAGGGTCTTTAAGCGCACTTTTTCATTCTGTTTTTGTTATTATCTTTAAAGATTTATTACCAAATAATCTAACGCATATATACGTTGGTGGAGCAACAATGATAATAACCTTTGTGTTACTTGGTAAATTCCTAGAAGAGCGTTCAAAAGCTAAAGCTGGGGATTATCTAAAAACACTTATGGATATGTCTGCAAAAACAGCAACTATAATAAAACCAGATGGACAAAACGAAGAGATACCCATCGCTGATCTAAAAATAAATGATATTGTGATTGTAAAAAATGGATACAATATACCCAGTGATGGTGTTATAATCCAAGGCGGTGCGGAAATAGACACATCTACACTAACCGGCGAAAGCATACCAAAATACCATGGTATAGGAGATGCGGTCTATGCAGGAACAACAAACGCAAACGGTCATATAATAATAAAAATCACAAAATTATCAAATCAAACACTTTTATCACAAATACTTGCACTTTTAAGCGATGCAACAACAAAGAAAATGCCAGTATCTCGCCTAGCTGATAAGGTTGCAAACGTATTTGTTCCAATTGTTATAAGTTTATCTATCATAACATTTACGATTTGGGTCATAATAACAAAAAACTACACATATGCAATAATAAGTGCCATAAATGTTCTTATAATATCATGTCCTTGCGCCCTAGGTCTTGCAACACCAATAGCTATCATATCATCGTTATCAAGGGGCGCAAAAGGTGGAATACTCATAAAAAATCCAGAAGTTATAGAAAGTATTAAAGATATAAAATTTGCAATTTTTGATAAAACAGGAACACTTAGCAAAGGAGAGATAAGCGTATCTTATTCTGATTTAGATGAAAACGAACTGTCGCTGGTATCTTCGGTAGAAAATCTAAGCGAACACCCTATTTCAAAAGCTATAGTAAAATTTGCAAAAGATAAAAATATTAAGATATTAAATTTAAAAGGTGAGTTTAAAAATCATCTTGGTCTTGGCGTGACATACAAAGATGATAAAAATACAATAATAATAGGCAACAAAAAACTATTAGAAAATTTTAATATAGATATACCAAATCAAGAAAAAAATCAATCACAAGATATTCAAAGCTTTATTTATTATGCTAAAAATAATAATTTTATAGGAACTATAGGTATATCTGATGAGTTAAAAGATGATGCTATACAAAGTATACAAGAACTAAAAAAACACAATATAACTCCGATAATAATATCTGGTGATAATGAAAATAGTGTAAAAAATGTAGCTAAAAAACTAGAAATTAATGAGTTTTATGCAAACACTATGCCTCATGAAAAATTAAATATATTAAAAAATATACAGAGTAAAGGTAAGGTTTTATTTGTAGGTGATGGCATAAACGACTCTTTATGTTTAAAACAATCAGATGTTGGCATAGCTATGAATAGTGGCTCTGATATAGCTAAAAGCTCTGGGGATATAGTGCTTGTAAAAAATCAATTACGAGATGTTATCTTTACATTAAAACTTGCTAAAAAAACAATGAAAACGATAAAACAAAATCTTTTTTGGGCTTTTATATACAACCTAATTTGTATACCAGTAGCAGCAGGGGTTTTATACCCCACATTTGGACTATTGCTAAACCCAATGTATGCGGCATTTGCTATGTGTTTTAGTTCAATAAATGTTGTTTTAAATTCAATTAGGCTAAAATTTGTCAAATTTTAA
- a CDS encoding GNAT family N-acetyltransferase codes for MIRKANTNEANQCINLLKLALDDIIYTISKSNDEKYTNDFLISMFKSEQCRISYKNTTVFEKDNKIVGVMVSYGGKDVGYLDEHYKDIFEKECFDDEYYIDAIAVDEKYRGNKIATKLISHTDILAKDKNYNKISLIVDNHKEKTIQFYQRLGFLYDQDFRVYDKNFKHMIKDIK; via the coding sequence ATGATAAGAAAAGCAAATACCAATGAAGCAAATCAATGCATAAATCTTTTAAAACTGGCTCTTGATGATATTATATACACTATAAGCAAGAGCAATGATGAAAAATACACAAATGATTTTTTGATAAGTATGTTTAAAAGCGAACAGTGTCGTATAAGCTATAAAAATACAACTGTTTTTGAAAAAGATAATAAAATTGTTGGTGTCATGGTAAGTTATGGCGGCAAAGATGTTGGCTATCTTGATGAGCATTATAAAGATATCTTTGAAAAAGAGTGTTTTGATGATGAGTATTATATAGATGCAATAGCTGTGGATGAAAAATACAGAGGCAACAAAATAGCAACTAAACTCATAAGTCACACTGACATTTTAGCAAAAGATAAAAACTATAATAAAATATCGCTTATTGTAGATAATCATAAAGAAAAAACTATACAATTTTATCAAAGACTTGGATTTTTATATGACCAAGATTTTAGAGTATATGATAAAAATTTTAAACACATGATAAAGGATATAAAATGA
- a CDS encoding Cj0069 family protein, protein MKKVFVIEYSKGTDKGFDGFRPDTKPILNAIKEFTKLDTEIVFYVPDKKDKLFEYLKENALHIISRINPGNLKEVDEYFQFLKKLSDEGVVVHTHPDVMKNLDLKDILEKLKLTAMGEESTKFYQNYKEFKAELPEILKREKIRVLKTNYGSTGEGVYLVKLNDDESVTCTEAVNNKKENFKSLDDFITNFKNNFEEEDPNAVYFKGKKGFVSCKYLKRISEGEIRVLLVKEKPVSIVHKKPKEGEFSATLFSGAKYQYDKPDDPKWSDVLALSQQGIKDIKPYLEGFDYPLLWTLDYILDYDKDGNDVYVLSEINCSCVGITTELQYAQDVAKQLIK, encoded by the coding sequence ATGAAAAAAGTTTTTGTTATAGAGTATAGCAAGGGAACAGACAAAGGTTTTGATGGTTTTAGACCTGATACTAAGCCTATTTTAAATGCAATAAAAGAATTTACAAAACTAGATACAGAGATAGTTTTTTATGTTCCAGATAAAAAAGACAAATTATTTGAATATCTAAAAGAAAATGCCTTACATATAATAAGCCGCATAAATCCAGGTAATTTAAAAGAAGTTGATGAGTATTTTCAGTTTTTAAAAAAACTAAGTGATGAAGGTGTAGTTGTGCACACTCATCCAGATGTTATGAAAAATTTAGACTTAAAAGATATATTAGAAAAGCTAAAATTGACAGCAATGGGGGAAGAAAGTACTAAATTTTATCAAAACTACAAAGAGTTTAAAGCTGAATTGCCAGAAATTTTAAAAAGAGAAAAAATAAGAGTTTTGAAGACAAATTATGGCTCAACTGGTGAAGGTGTTTATCTTGTAAAGTTAAATGATGATGAAAGTGTAACTTGCACAGAAGCTGTTAATAATAAAAAAGAAAACTTTAAAAGTTTAGACGATTTTATAACTAACTTTAAAAATAATTTTGAAGAAGAAGATCCAAATGCGGTATATTTTAAAGGTAAAAAAGGCTTTGTAAGTTGCAAATATCTAAAAAGAATTAGTGAAGGTGAAATAAGAGTACTTTTAGTTAAAGAAAAGCCAGTTTCAATAGTTCATAAAAAACCGAAAGAAGGCGAGTTTTCTGCTACCCTTTTCTCGGGTGCAAAATACCAATATGACAAGCCAGATGATCCAAAATGGTCTGATGTGCTAGCATTATCACAGCAAGGTATAAAAGACATAAAACCTTATTTAGAAGGTTTTGATTATCCTTTACTTTGGACTTTAGATTATATCCTTGATTATGATAAAGATGGGAATGATGTTTATGTTTTAAGCGAGATAAACTGTTCTTGCGTTGGTATAACAACAGAACTTCAATATGCACAAGATGTTGCAAAACAACTTATAAAATAA
- a CDS encoding HU family DNA-binding protein: MKKADFVQAVAEKTGLSKKDSLKAVDSTLEVITEALVNGDSISFIGFGTFSTADRAARQARVPGTKKVIDVPASKAVKFKVGKKLKEVVAASVKKTKKK, from the coding sequence ATGAAAAAAGCTGATTTTGTTCAAGCTGTTGCTGAGAAAACTGGACTATCTAAAAAAGATTCTCTAAAAGCTGTTGATTCTACACTAGAAGTTATAACAGAAGCTTTGGTAAATGGTGATAGTATTAGTTTTATAGGATTTGGTACATTTAGTACTGCTGATAGAGCTGCTAGACAAGCTAGAGTTCCTGGAACTAAAAAAGTTATAGATGTTCCTGCTAGCAAAGCTGTTAAATTTAAAGTTGGAAAAAAATTAAAAGAAGTAGTTGCAGCTAGCGTTAAAAAAACTAAGAAAAAATAA
- a CDS encoding aspartate-semialdehyde dehydrogenase produces the protein MKKFNIAVVGATGAVGEEIFNVLEDVNFPVGEVLPLASAKSAGSEIEFRGKSYKVKELTQTSFEEHEIDIAFFSAGASVSEKFAPLAAASGAVVIDNTSHFRMNADIPLVVPECNPADINAWQERGIIANPNCSTIQMVQILKPLDDVFDIERVDVATYQAASGAGKEGMEELVTQMQKFFEFKLRECEPKVFAHQLALNLIPHIDVFLDNDYTKEEMKMVNETQKILHKNIEVSATCVRVPVLRSHSEAITIHFRNSVDANKARDVLRDAPSIVVLDEPSKKEYPMPMISSDTNETYVGRIRVDNFRDNILHLWCCADQIRVGAATNAVRIAQKWIELP, from the coding sequence ATGAAGAAATTTAATATTGCTGTTGTCGGTGCAACTGGAGCTGTTGGGGAAGAAATTTTTAATGTTTTAGAAGATGTAAATTTTCCTGTTGGCGAGGTGTTACCACTTGCTAGCGCAAAAAGCGCAGGAAGCGAGATAGAATTTCGTGGTAAAAGCTATAAAGTTAAAGAACTTACACAAACTAGTTTTGAAGAACATGAGATAGACATAGCGTTTTTTAGTGCTGGCGCTTCGGTTTCAGAAAAATTTGCACCACTTGCAGCGGCTAGTGGGGCTGTTGTTATTGATAATACTAGCCATTTTAGAATGAATGCCGATATTCCATTGGTTGTTCCTGAGTGCAACCCAGCTGATATAAATGCTTGGCAAGAAAGAGGAATTATAGCAAATCCAAATTGTTCTACCATTCAAATGGTGCAAATTTTAAAACCTCTTGATGATGTTTTTGATATAGAGCGTGTTGATGTTGCTACATATCAAGCAGCAAGTGGCGCAGGTAAAGAGGGCATGGAAGAGTTGGTAACCCAAATGCAAAAGTTTTTTGAATTTAAACTTAGAGAGTGCGAGCCTAAGGTTTTTGCTCATCAGCTTGCTTTAAATCTAATACCACATATAGATGTTTTCCTTGATAATGATTACACAAAAGAAGAAATGAAGATGGTAAATGAAACACAAAAGATACTTCATAAAAACATTGAAGTATCGGCTACTTGTGTTCGTGTTCCTGTTCTTAGAAGTCACTCAGAAGCCATCACTATACACTTTAGAAATTCAGTAGATGCCAATAAAGCTAGAGATGTTTTAAGAGATGCTCCAAGTATTGTTGTGTTAGATGAACCAAGCAAAAAAGAATATCCTATGCCTATGATTTCAAGCGACACTAATGAAACTTATGTTGGTAGAATTAGGGTTGACAACTTCCGTGATAATATTTTACATTTATGGTGTTGTGCTGACCAAATCCGTGTAGGTGCTGCGACTAATGCAGTAAGAATAGCCCAAAAATGGATAGAATTGCCCTAG